A genomic window from Carassius gibelio isolate Cgi1373 ecotype wild population from Czech Republic chromosome A11, carGib1.2-hapl.c, whole genome shotgun sequence includes:
- the LOC128022052 gene encoding taste receptor type 1 member 3, with protein sequence MAKEWTLLLLCGILGSGCSEKPAWFKNITTSLFKSPGDILIGGLFPINELTSDLSKRVKPDDLECNSISTYGVSLALAMKFSLDEINSKEYLLPGITLGFESYDTCMQPAVVMRPVLQLLTKESTKELDIACNYTDYKPRVIAIIGPNSSELVPVIGKLIGFFLMPLISYGATSDVFSDKETFPSFMRTVPSDRWQVAAMVQLLKEFGWKWVSVVGSDDEYGQKGQELFSSMANEQSICVAYQGLIPVYSDQEQTVKEILSRIEDAKVGVVVVFSSPKPARDFFIEVIKRNMTGVWVASTAWALNDAVATLPGISSIGTVLAFADITRPLHLFTPYIYELFTKLEEMPIPEQPDTDISPLDNPCPMCSYLSKANVSMVQTVERSAFSVYTAIYCAAHALHNLLGCNATHCALNPRTDNVYPWQLLQSLQKLSVDLEGVNFKFDKEGNPNVGYDVMQWNFSDNTVHLDIIGNFYQNLTINEKKIKWHTENGKVPMSTCSSDCGIGQVRRVKGFHSCCFDCIDCKEGTFLNNSDDIQCKSCPAGQWSTLRSTSCVYPIYTYLDWSNYESIGLILGGVLVLVSHLWVGALFFKHRGTPLVKSAGGLLSGLMLLSLAGTCVSLVLFLGQPGDIVCRLQEPLNAFFPTVALSVILTISLQIVCITEFPEKSCDHLENIRGRGSLFVILGCCGVQAGLCGWYAQEAPSLTQYVASLEVTYIKTFLRCPVEPMLNFGLMLGFNVLLALVSFMATFMALKPPGQYNVARDITISTLSYCVLWVMFIPIYTSLNDKEKSIAQVGVSLLSNLGLVAAYFFPKCQLLVKHPELNTDDHFRTFLEGVPPTPPEES encoded by the exons ATGGCTAAGGAGTGGACACTTCTGTTGCTCTGTGGCATTCTGGGGTCTGGATGCAGCGAAAAGCCAGCATGGTTCAAGAACATCACAACAAGTCTTTTTAAATCCCCTGGAGATATTCTGATAGGAGGACTTTTCCCCATTAACGAACTGACCAGTGACCTGAGCAAACGGGTAAAGCCTGACGATCTTGAGTGCAACAG TATAAGCACGTACGGTGTGTCTCTCGCATTGGCGATGAAGTTCTCTTTGGACGAAATCAATTCTAAAGAGTATCTTCTCCCTGGAATCACACTGGGATTTGAGAGTTACGACACGTGCATGCAACCAGCCGTGGTCATGAGGCCCGTCCTCCAGCTTCTCACAAAGGAATCGACAAAAGAATTGGACATTGCCTGTAACTACACCGACTACAAGCCTCGTGTTATAGCTATCATAGGACCAAACAGCTCCGAGCTGGTCCCAGTTATTGGAAAGCTGATTGGATTTTTCTTGATGCCTCTG ATTAGCTATGGTGCCACCAGCGACGTGTTCAGTGACAAAGAGACCTTCCCGTCCTTCATGCGCACAGTCCCTAGTGATCGCTGGCAGGTTGCCGCCATGGTGCAGCTTCTGAAAGAGTTTGGGTGGAAGTGGGTTTCGGTAGTAGGTAGTGATGATGAATACGGACAGAAGGGTCAGGAGCTGTTCTCCAGCATGGCCAATGAGCAGTCCATCTGTGTGGCATATCAGGGTTTGATTCCTGTATACAGCGATCAAGAGCAAACGGTGAAAGAGATTCTCAGTCGTATTGAGGACGCCAAAGTGGGAGTGGTGGTGGTCTTCTCTTCTCCAAAGCCAGCAAGAGACTTCTTCATAGAG GTAATCAAACGAAACATGACAGGTGTTTGGGTGGCAAGCACAGCATGGGCTCTGAATGATGCTGTAGCCACCCTGCCCGGGATCAGTTCAATAGGAACAGTGCTGGCATTTGCAGACATCACAAGACCTCTTCACTTATTCACTCCTTATATCTATGAGCTCTTCACCAAATTGGAGGAGATGCCAATCCCCGAGCAGCCAGATACAGATATCTCTCCTCTGGACAACCCTTGCCCAATGTGCAGCTACCTAAGCAAAGCCAATGTGAGCATGGTACAGACGGTGGAGCGGTCAGCTTTCAGTGTGTATACTGCCATCTACTGTGCTGCTCATGCACTGCATAACTTGCTGGGATGCAATGCCACCCACTGCGCTCTAAATCCCAGGACTGACAATGTTTATCCATGGCAG CTGTTACAGAGTCTCCAAAAACTTTCTGTAGATCTCGAGGGGGTCAATTTTAAGTTTGATAAAGAGGGTAATCCAAACGTTGGCTATGATGTTATGCAATGGAACTTTAGTGACAACACTGTGCACTTGGACATAATTGGAAACTTTTATCAGAACCTAacaattaatgaaaagaaaataaagtggCACACGGAAAACGGAAAG GTGCCAATGTCCACTTGCTCCTCAGACTGTGGGATAGGACAGGTGCGCAGAGTTAAAGGCTTCCACTCGTGCTGTTTCGACTGTATTGACTGCAAGGAAGGAACGTTCCTGAACAACTCAG ATGACATCCAGTGTAAATCATGTCCTGCTGGCCAGTGGTCCACCCTACGAAGCACAAGCTGCGTCTATCCCATCTATACTTACCTGGACTGGAGCAACTATGAGTCCATTGGACTCATTCTGGGAGGAGTTTTAGTTCTAGTGTCACATTTATGGGTAGGGGCTCTATTTTTCAAGCACAGAGGAACTCCACTGGTGAAAAGTGCAGGTGGACTACTGAGTGGCCTTATGTTATTGAGCCTAGCGGGAACATGTGTAAGCCTGGTGCTGTTCCTGGGTCAGCCAGGAGACATCGTCTGCCGTCTGCAGGAGCCACTAAATGCCTTTTTCCCCACGGTGGCCCTCTCAGTCATCCTGACCATTTCCCTTCAG ATTGTGTGCATCACAGAATTCCCTGAAAAGTCTTGTGATCATCTGGAGAACATACGAGGACGAGGGAGCTTGTTTGTTATTCTGGGATGTTGTGGGGTCCAAGCAGGACTGTGCGGTTGGTATGCCCAAGAAGCTCCCTCTCTGACCCAATACGTCGCCAGTTTGGAGGTGACGTACATAAAAACCTTTTTGCGTTGTCCAGTGGAGCCCATGTTAAACTTTGGTTTGATGCTTGGTTTCAATGTTCTGCTGGCACTGGTGTCATTCATGGCCACCTTCATGGCTCTAAAGCCGCCTGGACAGTACAACGTGGCCAGAGACATCACCATCTCCACCTTGAGTTACTGTGTTTTGTGGGTGATGTTCATCCCCATCTACACAAGTCTAAATGATAAAGAAAAGTCTATCGCTCAAGTAGGAGTCAGTTTACTCAGTAATCTAGGGTTGGTAGCAGCCTATTTCTTCCCTAAATGCCAGCTGTTGGTCAAACACCCAGAACTTAACACAGATGATCACTTTCGTACATTTTTAGAAGGGGTCCCACCAACACCACCTGAAGAAAGCTAG